A genomic stretch from Aminobacter aminovorans includes:
- a CDS encoding winged helix-turn-helix transcriptional regulator, producing MTQFRSGCPIASALDIIGDKWSLVIVRAMVMGATSYSDLLSTPEKISTNILAERLRRLEDAGLIRQSLPRQGSIRGAYALTARGAALIPVVQELARWGESQLPDRWTPPDRFYAARPGDFDVRDGGAVAN from the coding sequence ATGACCCAGTTTCGCTCCGGCTGCCCCATCGCGTCAGCGCTCGACATCATCGGCGACAAGTGGTCGCTGGTGATCGTCAGGGCGATGGTCATGGGGGCGACCAGCTATTCGGACCTGTTGTCCACGCCGGAGAAAATCTCGACAAACATCCTGGCCGAAAGACTGCGCCGGCTGGAGGATGCCGGCTTGATCAGGCAATCATTGCCGCGCCAGGGCTCGATCCGCGGCGCCTATGCGCTGACCGCCAGGGGTGCAGCACTCATTCCTGTGGTGCAGGAACTCGCCCGCTGGGGCGAAAGCCAGCTGCCGGACCGCTGGACACCGCCGGATCGCTTCTACGCCGCCCGGCCCGGCGATTTCGACGTTCGCGACGGCGGTGCCGTCGCGAACTGA
- the aroC gene encoding chorismate synthase, whose amino-acid sequence MSHNTFGHLFRVTTWGESHGAALGCVVDGCPPGIHFTLKDIQDELDKRKPGQSRFVTQRREPDEVKVLSGVIADEDGETLISTGTPISMLIENVDQRSKDYGEIARQYRPGHADYAYDVKYGLRDHRGGGRSSARETAARVAAGAIARKIVPGLVVRGALVSMGTKSIDRANWNWDFIGSAENPFFTPDPASVQVFSDYLDGIRKAGSSVGAVIEIVAEGVPAGLGAPIYAKLDQDIASNLMSINAVKGVEIGNGFEAARITGEENADEMRMGNDGTPLFLSNNAGGILGGISTGQDVIARFAVKPTSSILTPRKSIDKDGKDVDVMTKGRHDPCVGIRAVPIGEAMVACAIADHFLRHRGQTGRI is encoded by the coding sequence ATGTCGCACAACACCTTCGGCCATCTGTTTCGCGTCACCACCTGGGGTGAGAGCCATGGGGCGGCGCTTGGCTGTGTCGTTGACGGCTGCCCGCCCGGCATCCACTTCACGCTGAAGGACATCCAGGACGAGCTCGACAAGCGCAAGCCCGGCCAGTCGCGTTTCGTCACCCAGCGTCGCGAACCCGACGAGGTCAAGGTGCTGTCGGGAGTGATCGCGGACGAGGATGGCGAGACCCTCATTTCGACGGGCACGCCGATTTCGATGCTGATCGAGAATGTCGACCAGCGTTCAAAGGATTATGGCGAGATCGCACGGCAATATCGCCCCGGCCATGCCGACTACGCCTATGACGTCAAATATGGCCTGCGCGACCATCGCGGCGGTGGCCGTTCGTCGGCGCGCGAGACGGCGGCCCGTGTCGCTGCCGGCGCGATTGCCCGCAAGATCGTGCCGGGACTGGTGGTGCGTGGCGCGCTGGTGTCGATGGGCACCAAATCGATCGACCGGGCCAACTGGAACTGGGATTTCATCGGCAGCGCCGAAAATCCGTTCTTCACGCCGGACCCTGCCTCGGTCCAGGTCTTCTCCGACTATCTCGACGGCATCCGCAAGGCTGGATCGTCGGTCGGTGCGGTGATCGAGATCGTCGCGGAGGGCGTGCCGGCAGGCCTTGGTGCGCCGATCTATGCCAAGCTCGACCAGGACATCGCCTCCAACCTGATGTCGATCAACGCCGTCAAGGGCGTCGAGATCGGCAACGGCTTTGAGGCCGCGCGCATAACAGGCGAAGAGAATGCCGACGAGATGCGCATGGGCAATGACGGCACACCGCTGTTCCTGTCCAACAATGCCGGCGGCATTCTGGGCGGCATTTCGACCGGACAGGACGTGATTGCCCGTTTTGCCGTCAAGCCGACCTCCTCGATCCTGACGCCGCGCAAGTCGATCGACAAGGACGGCAAGGACGTCGATGTGATGACCAAGGGCCGCCACGATCCGTGCGTCGGCATCCGTGCCGTGCCGATCGGCGAGGCAATGGTTGCCTGCGCGATCGCCGACCATTTCTTGCGCCACCGCGGACAGACAGGGCGGATCTAG
- a CDS encoding MFS transporter — translation MRNPYKEIFKAPGAKAFSATGFIARLPLSMITLGIVTMLSETHGEYWLAGAVAATFAFSNALIAPQVSRLVDRYGQRRILIPGTIVAVVALSSLMLATHYRAPSWTLFLFAVLAGTMPSMSAFVRARWTHIYRGSPKLHTAFAFESVVDEVIFMTGPIVAIGLSVGFFPEAGPLVATTLLAVGNFLFAAQKSTEPPVHAQDKSGGKSVIWLGSMQILVLTLIAIGAIFGTAEVTAVAFAEAQGDKASAGFALSAYAAGSLVAGLAFGALKLKLALPRQLLLAIALAALTTLPLMMVGSMQTLAVVLFVAGVAVSPTIIISMALVEKIVPSSKLTEGMTWAITGIGIGMAAGSSASGWFIDNLGPASGFFVSMLAGFIALVVALVGQGSFRRSTSSLVPVPAE, via the coding sequence ATGCGTAATCCCTACAAAGAAATCTTCAAGGCGCCCGGCGCCAAGGCGTTCTCCGCCACAGGCTTCATCGCACGGCTGCCGCTGTCGATGATCACGCTCGGCATTGTCACGATGCTCTCGGAAACCCACGGCGAGTATTGGCTTGCCGGCGCGGTAGCCGCGACATTTGCGTTTTCCAACGCGTTGATCGCGCCTCAGGTGTCGCGCCTCGTCGATCGCTACGGCCAGCGCCGCATCCTGATCCCCGGCACCATCGTCGCCGTCGTGGCGCTCTCCAGCCTGATGCTTGCGACCCACTATCGCGCGCCAAGCTGGACGCTGTTCCTGTTTGCCGTGCTTGCCGGCACCATGCCGAGCATGAGCGCCTTCGTGCGCGCACGCTGGACACATATCTACCGTGGCTCGCCGAAGCTGCACACGGCCTTTGCCTTCGAATCCGTCGTCGACGAGGTCATCTTCATGACCGGTCCGATCGTCGCCATCGGTCTCAGCGTCGGGTTCTTTCCGGAAGCGGGTCCACTTGTCGCCACGACGCTTCTTGCGGTCGGCAATTTCCTCTTTGCGGCCCAGAAGTCGACGGAGCCGCCGGTCCACGCCCAGGACAAGTCGGGCGGCAAGTCGGTCATCTGGCTCGGCTCGATGCAGATACTGGTGCTGACGCTGATCGCCATCGGCGCCATCTTCGGCACCGCCGAAGTGACCGCGGTCGCCTTTGCCGAAGCCCAGGGCGACAAGGCCTCCGCCGGTTTTGCGCTGTCGGCCTATGCCGCCGGTTCGCTTGTCGCCGGCCTCGCCTTCGGCGCGCTGAAGCTCAAGCTTGCCTTGCCGCGCCAGCTGCTGCTGGCAATTGCGCTGGCAGCCCTCACCACCTTGCCGCTGATGATGGTCGGCAGCATGCAGACACTAGCCGTGGTGCTGTTCGTCGCCGGCGTCGCCGTGTCGCCGACCATCATCATCTCGATGGCGCTGGTGGAAAAGATCGTTCCGTCGTCCAAGCTCACCGAAGGCATGACCTGGGCGATAACAGGAATCGGCATCGGCATGGCGGCAGGATCCTCGGCATCGGGCTGGTTCATCGACAATCTCGGTCCGGCCAGCGGCTTTTTCGTTTCGATGCTCGCCGGCTTCATCGCCCTTGTCGTCGCCCTTGTCGGGCAAGGCAGCTTTCGGCGCTCGACATCGAGCCTCGTACCAGTCCCGGCCGAGTAG
- the ribB gene encoding 3,4-dihydroxy-2-butanone-4-phosphate synthase, with the protein MPYDQKKVVEALRAFERGEIVVVMDDDGRENEGDLIVAAVHCTAEKMAFIVRHTSGIVCTPMLKEDARRLNLTPMVADNDSAHTTAFTVSVDFKHGTTTGISADDRTLTVRNLANPNAGGGDFVRPGHIFPLIAREGGVLMRSGHTEAAVDLCKLAGLPPVGVISELVNDDGTVMRGPQVASFAEKNGLQQVSVADLIAYRQRQETLIERVSTFDIDTPAGKAKAITYTLPWDTMHHLAIVFGDIRDGEEVPVRLHTEDVVTDVFGTSNKLADIMKTFGECKRGVIVYLREGSVGVSSLGRNRPIAEREDHEEARRREDEWRQIGLGAQILKDLGISSINLVASRERHYVGLEGFGICIAKTEIR; encoded by the coding sequence ATGCCATACGACCAGAAGAAAGTTGTCGAAGCGCTGCGCGCTTTCGAGCGCGGCGAGATCGTGGTCGTCATGGACGATGACGGGCGCGAGAACGAAGGCGACCTGATCGTTGCCGCTGTCCACTGCACGGCGGAGAAAATGGCCTTCATCGTGCGTCACACCTCGGGCATCGTCTGCACGCCGATGCTCAAGGAAGACGCCCGGCGCCTCAACCTGACGCCGATGGTCGCCGACAACGATTCCGCCCACACCACCGCTTTCACTGTCAGCGTCGACTTCAAGCACGGCACCACGACAGGCATCTCGGCCGACGACCGCACGCTTACCGTGCGCAACCTGGCCAATCCCAATGCCGGCGGCGGCGATTTCGTCCGCCCGGGCCACATCTTCCCGCTGATCGCGCGCGAGGGTGGCGTTCTGATGCGTTCGGGCCATACCGAGGCCGCCGTCGACCTGTGCAAGCTCGCCGGCCTGCCGCCGGTCGGCGTGATTTCCGAACTGGTCAATGACGACGGTACCGTCATGCGCGGTCCGCAGGTTGCGTCCTTTGCCGAGAAGAACGGCCTGCAGCAGGTCTCGGTTGCCGACCTCATCGCCTATCGCCAGCGCCAGGAGACGCTGATCGAGCGCGTCAGCACCTTCGACATCGACACCCCGGCCGGCAAGGCCAAGGCCATCACCTACACCCTGCCATGGGACACGATGCACCATCTCGCCATCGTCTTCGGCGACATCCGCGACGGCGAAGAAGTGCCGGTGCGACTGCACACCGAGGATGTGGTGACGGACGTGTTCGGTACCAGCAACAAGCTTGCCGACATCATGAAGACCTTCGGCGAGTGCAAGCGCGGTGTCATCGTCTATCTGCGCGAGGGCTCGGTCGGCGTCTCCAGTCTCGGCCGCAACCGCCCGATTGCCGAGCGCGAAGACCACGAAGAGGCGCGCCGCCGCGAAGACGAATGGCGCCAGATCGGCCTTGGCGCGCAGATCCTCAAGGACCTCGGCATCTCGTCGATCAACCTGGTCGCCTCGCGCGAGCGTCATTACGTCGGTCTCGAGGGCTTTGGCATCTGTATCGCCAAGACCGAAATCCGCTGA
- a CDS encoding exodeoxyribonuclease VII small subunit — protein MAAEPNDEIKALSFEQALAALEKIVDDLERGDVPLDQSIKIYERGEALKAHCDRLLKAAEDKVEKIRLSRDGKPVGTEPLDGE, from the coding sequence ATGGCCGCCGAGCCTAACGACGAAATCAAGGCGCTGAGCTTCGAGCAGGCACTCGCGGCACTGGAGAAGATTGTCGACGATCTCGAGCGTGGCGACGTGCCGCTCGACCAGTCGATCAAGATCTATGAGCGCGGTGAAGCGCTGAAGGCGCATTGTGACCGCTTGCTGAAGGCCGCCGAGGACAAAGTCGAAAAGATCCGCCTGTCGCGCGACGGCAAGCCGGTGGGCACGGAGCCGCTCGACGGCGAGTAA
- a CDS encoding pirin family protein, with protein MSFFPAEDPTPGDAFSCDQLELMVIPNAKDIDGFQVRRALPTAKRRLVGPFIFFDRMGPAILRAGHALDVRPHPHIGLATVTYLFDGKIRHRDSLGTEMVIAPGDVNLMTAGRGIVHSERTPEELRGAPMSVSGLQTWLALPDGKEEVAPLFENTAAVQLPTFDADGVSGRLVIGAFKGLKSPVRQASDTLYADIRLAPGARIKIPADAEERAIYTLGGEIDILGDRFPIERLLVFKPGDEIVVSSETGAHFMLFGGASLGSKRYIWWNFVSSSRERIEEAKNEWKTGRFDIVPGDEEEFIPLPEG; from the coding sequence ATGAGCTTCTTTCCCGCCGAAGACCCGACGCCAGGCGATGCCTTTTCCTGCGATCAGCTCGAACTGATGGTCATTCCCAACGCCAAGGATATCGATGGCTTCCAGGTGCGCCGTGCATTGCCGACGGCAAAGCGCCGCCTGGTTGGCCCGTTCATCTTCTTCGACCGCATGGGACCGGCGATCCTGAGGGCAGGGCATGCGCTTGATGTGCGTCCACACCCCCATATCGGGCTTGCGACCGTCACCTATCTGTTCGACGGCAAGATCCGGCACCGGGATTCGCTCGGCACCGAGATGGTCATTGCGCCCGGCGACGTGAACCTGATGACGGCAGGCCGCGGCATCGTCCATTCCGAGCGCACGCCGGAAGAGCTGCGCGGCGCGCCGATGTCGGTTTCCGGGCTGCAAACCTGGCTGGCGCTGCCGGACGGCAAGGAAGAGGTTGCGCCGCTGTTCGAGAACACGGCGGCAGTGCAGCTTCCGACCTTCGACGCGGACGGTGTCAGCGGCCGGCTGGTAATCGGCGCGTTCAAAGGCCTGAAGTCGCCGGTGCGCCAGGCATCCGACACGCTCTACGCCGACATCAGGCTGGCGCCCGGTGCCAGGATCAAGATCCCGGCCGACGCCGAGGAGCGCGCCATCTATACGCTCGGCGGCGAGATCGACATACTTGGCGATCGCTTCCCGATCGAACGGTTGCTGGTGTTCAAGCCCGGCGACGAGATCGTCGTGAGCTCTGAGACGGGTGCGCATTTCATGCTGTTCGGCGGCGCGTCGCTCGGCTCCAAGCGCTACATCTGGTGGAATTTCGTCTCGTCGTCGCGGGAGCGCATCGAAGAGGCCAAGAACGAATGGAAGACCGGCCGCTTCGACATCGTGCCGGGCGATGAGGAAGAGTTCATCCCGTTGCCCGAGGGCTGA
- the fabI gene encoding enoyl-ACP reductase FabI: MAGGQGLMAGKRGLILGVANNRSIAWGIAKACADQGAELAFTYQGDALKKRVEPLAAEIGALVCGHCDVTDMATIDACFETLEKKWGKLDFVVHAIGFSDKDELTGRYVDTSHANFLRTMDISVYSFTAVAQRAEKLMTDGGSMLTMTYYGAEKVMPNYNVMGVAKAALEASVKYLAVDLGPKAIRVNAISAGPIKTLAASGIDDFRYILKWNEYNAPLRRTVSIEEVGDSALYFLSHLSRGVTGEVHHVDSGYHVVGMKAVDAPDIAAVKD, from the coding sequence ATGGCGGGTGGACAGGGCCTGATGGCCGGCAAGCGCGGCCTTATTCTCGGCGTCGCCAACAACAGATCGATTGCCTGGGGCATTGCCAAGGCCTGCGCCGACCAGGGCGCCGAGCTTGCCTTCACCTATCAGGGCGATGCCCTGAAGAAGCGCGTCGAGCCGCTGGCCGCCGAAATCGGCGCTCTTGTCTGCGGGCATTGCGACGTCACCGACATGGCGACCATCGATGCCTGCTTCGAGACGCTCGAAAAGAAGTGGGGCAAGCTCGACTTCGTCGTCCATGCCATCGGCTTTTCCGACAAGGACGAACTGACCGGCCGCTATGTCGACACCAGCCATGCCAATTTCCTGCGCACCATGGACATCTCGGTCTATTCCTTCACGGCTGTCGCCCAGCGCGCCGAGAAGCTGATGACCGATGGCGGCTCGATGCTGACCATGACCTACTACGGCGCCGAGAAGGTCATGCCGAACTACAACGTCATGGGCGTTGCCAAGGCAGCGCTCGAGGCGAGCGTGAAATATCTCGCCGTCGACCTCGGCCCCAAGGCGATCCGCGTCAATGCGATCTCGGCTGGCCCGATCAAGACGCTTGCCGCGTCGGGCATCGACGACTTCCGCTACATCCTGAAGTGGAACGAGTACAATGCACCACTGCGCCGCACCGTTTCGATCGAGGAGGTCGGCGATTCCGCGCTCTACTTCCTGTCGCACCTGTCGCGTGGCGTCACCGGCGAAGTGCACCACGTCGATTCCGGCTACCATGTCGTCGGCATGAAGGCCGTCGACGCGCCCGACATCGCCGCCGTGAAGGACTGA
- a CDS encoding MFS transporter: protein MHNPYADIFRVPGNKGFAAAAFIARLPIAMAPIGIVAMLSQTRGEYWLAGAVSATFALTNAFAAPQISRRIDRLGQTSVALPTTIISVLAFAVMLIATRYDWPAWTLFISAFIAAAMPSMPAMVRARWTEIFRDRPELNTAFAFESVADEMVYIAGASLSVGLSVALFPEAGMLVSTLFLAVGMAAFLLQRSSEPKVRAPELASVGSAIALRPVQIITLALIFVGAIFATAEVSAVAITKELGQPTAASLVIGVYAAGSLIVGLIVGALNLKAPKQRLLAMSIAIVALTTLPLLVADTVPLLALAIFVSGVAISPTFIMAFSLIERRVPEAMLTEGITWVMTGIGIGMALGAFVAGWVVDTFGAQNGFWVSVAAGTISLLVVLLGQKALAGEHEVELPQARPQAAE, encoded by the coding sequence ATGCACAATCCTTATGCTGATATATTCAGAGTTCCCGGGAACAAAGGCTTCGCAGCGGCGGCATTCATTGCCCGCCTGCCGATCGCCATGGCGCCCATCGGCATCGTCGCGATGCTGTCGCAGACGCGCGGCGAATATTGGCTGGCCGGTGCCGTGTCGGCTACCTTCGCGCTTACCAACGCCTTTGCCGCCCCGCAGATCTCGCGCCGGATCGACAGGCTCGGCCAGACATCAGTGGCTCTCCCCACCACCATCATCTCCGTCCTCGCCTTTGCCGTCATGCTTATTGCTACCCGCTATGACTGGCCGGCCTGGACCCTGTTCATTTCGGCCTTCATCGCCGCCGCCATGCCCAGCATGCCGGCCATGGTCCGGGCCCGCTGGACCGAGATCTTCCGCGACCGTCCCGAACTCAATACCGCCTTCGCCTTTGAATCCGTCGCCGACGAAATGGTCTACATCGCCGGTGCCTCGCTTTCGGTCGGCCTGAGCGTCGCCTTGTTCCCGGAAGCGGGGATGCTGGTCAGCACGCTGTTCTTGGCCGTCGGCATGGCAGCTTTCCTGCTGCAGCGTTCGAGCGAGCCCAAGGTCAGGGCGCCTGAACTTGCAAGTGTCGGTTCGGCGATCGCACTGCGCCCGGTTCAGATCATCACCCTGGCGCTCATCTTCGTCGGTGCAATCTTCGCCACTGCCGAGGTCAGCGCCGTGGCGATCACCAAGGAACTCGGCCAGCCCACCGCGGCAAGCCTTGTCATCGGCGTCTATGCCGCCGGTTCGCTCATTGTTGGCCTGATCGTCGGCGCGCTGAACCTCAAGGCACCGAAGCAGCGCCTGCTTGCCATGTCGATCGCCATCGTCGCGCTGACCACGCTGCCCCTGTTGGTCGCCGACACCGTGCCGCTGCTGGCGCTTGCCATCTTCGTCAGCGGCGTTGCGATCTCGCCCACCTTCATCATGGCCTTCAGCCTGATCGAGCGGCGGGTGCCGGAAGCCATGCTGACCGAAGGCATCACCTGGGTGATGACCGGCATCGGCATCGGCATGGCGCTGGGGGCCTTCGTGGCGGGCTGGGTGGTCGACACTTTCGGCGCGCAGAACGGCTTCTGGGTGTCGGTGGCCGCGGGCACGATCTCCCTACTCGTCGTCCTTCTCGGTCAGAAAGCACTCGCCGGCGAGCACGAAGTCGAGTTGCCGCAAGCGAGACCACAAGCGGCGGAATGA
- a CDS encoding histidine phosphatase family protein, with translation MNPLLYVVRHGQTPWNAEQRLQGQADIDINTVGREQADRNGRRLAELIPDPENFDFVASPMRRTRETMERARAAMGLDPMAYRTDPRLVEVNFGDWQGFTFAELEARAPGASTARQHDKWDFVPPGEDAESYQMLACRIRPWLVETSRPTVCVTHGGVMRAIFRLVEDLPKNKAAALEIPQDRVLRVESGRLDWL, from the coding sequence ATGAACCCGCTCCTCTATGTCGTGCGCCATGGTCAGACGCCATGGAACGCCGAGCAGCGTCTACAGGGGCAGGCCGACATCGACATCAATACGGTCGGGCGCGAGCAGGCCGACCGCAACGGCCGACGGCTCGCCGAACTGATCCCCGATCCCGAGAATTTCGATTTCGTCGCAAGCCCGATGCGGCGCACCCGCGAGACGATGGAGCGGGCGCGCGCAGCGATGGGGCTCGATCCCATGGCCTACCGAACAGACCCGCGCCTTGTCGAAGTCAATTTCGGTGACTGGCAGGGTTTTACCTTCGCCGAGCTCGAGGCGCGCGCGCCGGGTGCCAGCACGGCACGCCAACACGACAAGTGGGATTTCGTACCGCCCGGCGAGGATGCCGAGAGTTACCAGATGCTGGCCTGTCGCATCCGTCCATGGCTCGTCGAAACCAGCCGGCCGACGGTCTGCGTTACCCATGGCGGCGTGATGCGCGCGATTTTCCGGCTGGTGGAAGACCTGCCCAAAAACAAAGCCGCGGCCCTGGAGATCCCCCAAGACCGCGTGCTGAGAGTGGAAAGTGGCCGCCTCGACTGGCTGTAA
- a CDS encoding histone deacetylase family protein produces the protein MTTRLYTHPIYLEHLTTPGHPERPDRLRAIERALDDEAFEMLDRVEAPMGDERTILYAHPEGFVESVRRQVPEDGLARIDGDTTLSPKSWQAALTAIGAANAAVDDVFAGRAANVFVASRPPGHHAEKTTAMGFCLFNNAAIAARHAQRDHGAERVAIIDWDVHHGNGTQDIFWDDPSVLYCSTHQMPLFPGTGAKSETGVGNIVNAPLAPDTGSDHFREAFRSRILPALDRFAPDLIIISAGFDAHHRDPLAEINLTEADFDWATGQLMDSAARHSSNRLVSLLEGGYDLHGLAFSVAAHVSRLMKG, from the coding sequence ATGACCACGCGGCTCTATACGCATCCGATCTACCTCGAACACCTGACGACGCCGGGACATCCCGAGCGGCCCGACAGGCTGCGCGCCATCGAGCGCGCGCTCGACGACGAGGCTTTCGAAATGCTCGATCGCGTGGAAGCGCCGATGGGCGACGAGCGCACGATTCTCTACGCCCACCCCGAGGGTTTTGTCGAAAGCGTTCGCCGGCAGGTGCCGGAGGATGGATTAGCCAGGATCGATGGCGACACCACGCTCAGCCCGAAAAGCTGGCAGGCGGCACTGACCGCCATCGGCGCGGCCAATGCCGCTGTCGACGACGTATTTGCGGGCAGGGCCGCCAACGTCTTCGTCGCCTCGCGGCCGCCTGGGCACCATGCCGAAAAAACGACAGCGATGGGCTTTTGCCTGTTCAACAACGCGGCGATCGCAGCACGCCACGCCCAGCGCGATCATGGCGCCGAGCGCGTGGCGATCATCGATTGGGACGTGCATCACGGCAATGGCACCCAGGATATCTTCTGGGACGATCCGAGCGTGCTCTACTGCTCGACGCACCAGATGCCGCTGTTTCCCGGCACGGGTGCGAAAAGCGAGACGGGCGTTGGCAACATCGTCAATGCGCCGCTTGCGCCTGATACCGGCAGCGACCATTTCCGCGAGGCGTTCCGCTCGCGCATTTTGCCGGCTCTCGACAGATTCGCACCCGACCTGATCATCATCTCGGCCGGTTTCGACGCGCACCATCGCGACCCGCTGGCCGAAATCAACCTCACCGAAGCCGATTTCGACTGGGCGACCGGGCAATTGATGGACAGTGCGGCGCGCCATTCGTCAAATCGTCTGGTCAGTCTGCTCGAGGGCGGCTACGACCTGCACGGGCTGGCCTTCTCAGTGGCCGCCCACGTTTCTCGCCTCATGAAAGGATGA
- a CDS encoding TetR/AcrR family transcriptional regulator → MKTAHKPRSEMIAETRAKLIAAARRAFATTGYANASMDDFTAEAGLTRGALYHHFGDKKGLFEAVLAQIDQEMLSRLNEISSRAETRWQGFLDENVAYIEMALEPEIQRIVLRDGPAVLGDPAQWPNANACISAITANLVALKAEGLVRDIDPEAMARLISGASLYAAQWIANSDDPGATSIKAVKAFRALMEGLLVAGKSAN, encoded by the coding sequence ATGAAGACGGCACACAAACCCCGAAGCGAGATGATTGCCGAAACGCGCGCCAAGCTGATCGCAGCCGCGCGCCGGGCATTTGCGACGACGGGTTATGCGAATGCGTCGATGGATGATTTTACTGCCGAGGCCGGGCTGACGCGGGGTGCGCTTTACCACCACTTCGGCGACAAGAAGGGGCTGTTCGAGGCCGTGCTCGCCCAGATCGACCAGGAGATGTTGTCGCGCCTCAATGAAATCTCGTCCAGGGCCGAGACGCGTTGGCAAGGTTTTCTCGACGAGAACGTCGCTTACATTGAAATGGCGCTCGAGCCGGAAATCCAGCGCATCGTCCTGCGCGATGGTCCGGCGGTTCTTGGCGATCCGGCGCAATGGCCCAACGCCAATGCCTGTATTTCGGCGATCACCGCGAACCTCGTCGCGCTGAAGGCGGAGGGACTTGTCCGCGACATTGATCCGGAAGCGATGGCGCGACTGATCAGCGGCGCCTCATTGTATGCCGCGCAGTGGATCGCAAATTCCGACGACCCCGGCGCGACGTCGATAAAGGCGGTGAAGGCGTTTCGCGCGCTGATGGAAGGCCTGCTTGTGGCCGGCAAGTCCGCCAACTGA
- a CDS encoding MAPEG family protein, with the protein MLPIASMTSALAAVALVVLSIRVSLRRKKVGLKLGHSEDVVLMRRIRAQGNFIEYVPLALILLALAEYRQAPAAMLWTIAGLLIVGRGLHVAGIVTARTPLSAPGMVGTYGALLVGAAALVLG; encoded by the coding sequence ATGTTGCCGATAGCATCGATGACTTCAGCACTCGCGGCCGTGGCCCTGGTTGTCCTGAGCATCCGTGTCAGCCTGCGCCGCAAGAAGGTCGGCCTGAAGCTCGGCCACAGCGAGGATGTCGTTCTGATGCGGCGCATCCGCGCCCAGGGCAATTTCATCGAATATGTGCCGCTCGCCCTGATCCTGCTCGCCCTTGCCGAATACCGTCAGGCGCCGGCGGCGATGCTGTGGACGATCGCCGGATTGCTGATCGTCGGCCGTGGCCTTCATGTCGCGGGCATAGTGACAGCGCGGACGCCATTGAGCGCTCCCGGCATGGTCGGCACCTATGGAGCCTTGCTCGTCGGCGCCGCGGCCCTGGTCCTGGGATGA
- a CDS encoding DUF2277 domain-containing protein — MCRNIKTLFNFDPPATHDEIRDAALQFVRKLSGANRPSKKNEEAFNRAVDTIAEAAHEMLHAMETHQHPRNREEEAAKAKARSALRFA; from the coding sequence ATGTGCCGCAACATCAAGACCTTGTTCAATTTCGACCCGCCGGCGACGCATGACGAGATCCGCGACGCAGCCTTGCAGTTCGTGCGCAAGCTGAGCGGTGCGAACAGGCCTTCGAAGAAGAACGAAGAGGCCTTCAACCGCGCCGTCGACACGATCGCCGAGGCAGCGCACGAGATGCTGCATGCGATGGAAACGCATCAGCACCCGCGCAATCGCGAAGAAGAGGCGGCCAAGGCAAAGGCGCGTTCGGCACTGAGATTTGCCTGA
- a CDS encoding DUF1344 domain-containing protein produces MRTLIGAVAAVLMMSGAALAAEAEGQVKSVDKDKATITLSNGKSYKLPGEFDVENIKPGMDILLAYDVVEGENLITDMELPQ; encoded by the coding sequence ATGCGTACCCTTATTGGCGCCGTTGCCGCCGTGCTCATGATGTCTGGCGCTGCGCTCGCTGCCGAAGCCGAAGGTCAGGTCAAGTCGGTCGACAAGGACAAGGCCACCATCACGCTTTCCAACGGCAAGTCCTACAAGCTGCCAGGCGAGTTCGATGTCGAGAACATCAAGCCGGGCATGGACATCCTGCTCGCTTATGACGTGGTCGAGGGCGAGAACCTGATCACCGACATGGAACTGCCGCAGTAA